A genomic window from Denticeps clupeoides chromosome 11, fDenClu1.1, whole genome shotgun sequence includes:
- the hira gene encoding protein HIRA, translated as MKLLKPSWVNHNGKPIFSVDIHPDGTKFATGGQGDDSGKVVIWNMAPVLREEDEKNENVPKMLCQMDNHLACVNCVRWSNNGLYLASGGDDKLVMVWKRAAFIGPSTVFGSSSKLANVEQWRCVTILRNHTGDVMDVAWSPHDMWLASCSVDNTIVIWNARKFPEIVTSLKGHTGLVKGLTWDPVGKYIASQADDHSLKVWRTMDWQLETNITKPFNECGGTTHVLRLSWSPDGQYIVSAHAMNNSGPTAQIIERDGWKTNMDFVGHRKAVTVVKFNPKIFKKKQKNGSSQKGSCPYCCCAVGSKDRSLSVWLTSLKRPLVVIHDLFDKSIMDITWILNGLGILVCSMDGTVAFLDFSQDELGDPLSEEEKNTIHQNIYGKSLAITMETQLSTTVIENPEMLKYQQERQGAEHANAVSGPGHESQTPKLTNVVNGESLEDIRKNLLKKQVETRTADGRRRITPLCIAQLDTGDFSPALFNSVPIMPGSSMSTQLTPQLSSDSNTANSLGLRPGQDPSPGKTLEENKDGLGTSSVNLFTSATKIEPMKALDSRFTERSKATPGVSISSSPAGVSPLDRVKDISTLKDSKLKEDTSSDSEDKIASKALAIPKRKTEIDGGEVVEKRKKGRPRKDAKLMMPMPQSLQPTPVISEKEPSRVAAPAALLRLPTPSVQKSFTSQVCAEPSVYLEVENEVSTVSGSRLSQLRCCRDGREWDALLPSRITIATGSCDLLAVSCEDRTLAIFSACGRKLIPSILLPAPVSSLHCSGFYVMALTAAATLSVWDVQKQIALVKNESLHTVLSGADITITQTLLTQQGVPVIGLSNGKSYCFNSSLETWNLIADKQDSLVQCADFRNCLTSQDAMGTTGPLSIMQGRNISAGRLATRLSSTPHHLQQGMTLAFLENQLSSSLTLSSSTEYRHWLIIYTRFLVNEGYEQRLRELCKDLLGPVHKSSGSAWEPNVLGLRKRDLLMEVLPVIGQNLRFQRLFTEYQDQLELLRNK; from the exons ATGAAGCTGCTGAAGCCGAGTTGGGTCAATCACAATG gcaAACCAATATTTTCAGTCGACATCCACCCGGATGGAACCAAGTTTGCTACAGGTGGTCAAG GGGACGATTCGGGGAAGGTGGTCATATGGAATATGGCCCCTGTGCTCCGAGAGGAGGACGAGAAGAACGAGAACGTCCCCAAGATGCTTTGCCAAATGGACAATCACTTAG CCTGCGTAAACTGTGTCCGCTGGTCAAACAATGGACTTTACCTGGCCTCAGGGGGAGACGACAAGCTCGTCATGGTTTGGAAACGAGCAGC CTTTATAGGTCCCAGCACTGTCTTTGGGTCCAGCAGTAAGTTGGCTAATGTGGAACAGTGGCGATGTGTGACAATTCTTCGAAATCACACAGGAG ATGTAATGGACGTTGCTTGGTCTCCTCATGACATGTGGTTGGCCTCCTGCAGTGTGGATAACACCATTGTCATATGGAACGCTCGCAAATTCCCAG AAATTGTTACATCACTGAAGGGACATACTGGGCTTGTAAAAGGACTCACCTGGGACCCTGTAGGGAAGTACATTGCCTCCCAGGCTGATGATCACAGCCTGAAGGTCTGGAGGACCATGGACTGGCAGCTCGAGACCAACATCACCAAGCCTTTCAATGAG TGTGGTGGAACGACTCATGTTCTGCGCCTTAGCTGGTCCCCGGATGGTCAGTACATTGTCTCTGCCCACGCTATGAATAACTCAGGACCTACAGCTCAGATTATTGAAAGGGATGGATGGAAGACCAACATGGACTTTGTTGGTCACAGGAAAGCAGTCACAGTTGTG AAATTTAATCCCAAgatctttaaaaagaaacagaagaacGGGAGCTCGCAGAAAGGCAGCTGCCCGTACTGCTGCTGCGCGGTGGGGAGTAAAGACCGCTCTTTGTCTGTGTGG CTGACCTCGCTAAAAAGACCCTTGGTAGTGATCCACGACCTGTTTGACAAATCCATCATGGATATTACATG GATTCTGAATGGCTTGGGAATCCTAGTGTGCTCCATGGATGGCACTGTGGCATTTTTGGATTTCTCTCAGGATGAACTTGGGGACCCTCTGAGTGAGGAGGAGAag AACACCATACACCAGAACATCTATGGCAAGAGCTTGGCCATCACCATGGAGACCCAGCTCTCCACAACAGTCATAGAGAACCCAGAGATGCTGAAGTACCAGCAGGAACGGCAAGGTGCAGAGCATGCCAACGCAGTCTCTGGTCCAGGTCATGAGAGCCAAACGCCAAAACTCACCAATGTAGTCAATGGAGAGTCCCTTGAGGACATTCGAAAG AATTTGCTGAAAAAACAGGTGGAAACTCGAACAGCAGATGGCAGAAGGAGGATCACTCCCTTGTGCATTGCACAGCTTGACACAGG GGATTTTTCTCCTGCCCTGTTCAACAGTGTTCCCATCATGCCTGGCTCTTCTATGTCCACCCAGCTCACCCCTCAACTATCATCAGACTCCAACACTGCAAACTCTCTGGGACTACGGCCAGGACAGGATCCATCACCAGGAAAAACCTTGGAGGAAAACAAGGATGG TCTTGGCACATCATCTGTAAACTTGTTCACCTCAGCCACCAAGATCGAACCAATGAAAGCTTTAGATTCACGATTCACTGAGAGGTCAAAGGCCACGCCAGGAGTTTCAATATCCTCGTCACCCGCTGGGGTATCTCCTCTCGACAG agTCAAAGACATCAGCACTTTAAAAGACTCGAAACTCAAGGAAGATACAAGTAGTGACAGTGAGGACAAGATTGCTTCAAAAGCTCTCGCCATCCCCAAGAGAAAGACTGAAATTGATGGGGGAGAGGTGgtggagaagaggaaaaaaggacGACCCAGGAAAGATGCCAAGCTGATGATGCCCATGCCTCAGTCTCTTCAGCCG ACCCCGGTAATCTCTGAGAAGGAACCCTCGCGAGTGGCAGCTCCGGCGGCACTGCTCCGTCTCCCCACACCTTCTGTACAGAAGTCCTTCACCTCACAG GTGTGTGCAGAGCCCTCTGTATATTTAGAGGTGGAGAATGAAGTGTCTACAGTGTCCGGGTCACGTCTCAGCCAGCTTCGCTGCTGTAGGGATGGCCGAGAATGGGATGCCCTGCTGCCTAGTCGTATCACCATTGCCACAGGAAGCTG TGATCTTCTAGCAGTGTCCTGTGAAGACCGAACGCTCGCCATCTTTTCTGCATGTGGACGGAAGCTGATCCCTTCCATCCTTCTCCCAGCACCAGTGTCCAGCCTGCACTGCTCTGGCTTTTATGTCATGGCACTGACTGCTGCAGCCACACTGTCTGTCTG GGATGTACAGAAGCAGATTGCGCTGGTCAAAAATGAGTCACTGCATACAGTGCTTTCAG GTGCAGACATCACCATCACCCAAACGCTGCTCACCCAGCAGGGAGTTCCTGTCATCGGCCTCTCCAATGGCAAATCCTACTGCTTCAACTCTTCCTTGGAGACTTG GAACCTGATCGCTGATAAGCAGGATTCCTTGGTGCAGTGTGCAGACTTCAGGAACTGCCTGACCTCCCAGGATGCAATGGGCACTACAGGACCCCTATCCATTATGCAGGGCCGCAATATCAG TGCGGGTCGACTGGCCACCAGGCTCTCCTCTACACCCCACCACTTGCAGCAGGGCATGACCTTGGCATTCTTGGAGAACCAGCTCTCCTCCTCGCTCACCCTGAGCTCAAGCACTGAGTACCGGCACTGGCTTATCATATACACCCGCTTCCTGGTCAATGAGG GTTATGAGCAGAGGTTGCGTGAGCTCTGTAAAGACTTACTGGGACCAGTCCATAAATCCAGCGGCAGCGCCTGGGAGCCCAATGTGCTG GGGCTTCGGAAGAGAGACTTGTTGATGGAAGTGCTGCCTGTAATTGGACAGAACCTCCGTTTCCAGAGGCTCTTCACCGAGTACCAAGACCAACTGGAGCTTCTTCGCAACAAATAG